Genomic segment of Flavobacteriales bacterium:
AGATTCTATCATTAAAAATAGTTTGATTCAAAAAGAAACTACCATTCTTCAAGCGATACTTAGAGACTCTATGATAGGTAATTTTGTGGAATTCAAAGGAGGATCCGACAAAGTGAGTATTGGTGATTATAGTAGAATGATCAATGACTAAAGAAGCCTTATATCATATATTTAGACCTTTGTCCAATTCTTTTGGCAAAGGTCTTCTTGTATATTTACTATTGGGCGTAAGTACCCCATCTTTTTCACAAAAAACAACTTTCAAGTCTCAAAAAGACAAAATAAATTTTGAAAATCAGTTTTTTGCTTCATTAGATCACAAAGTAAAAGGTGACCTAGAAGAAAGAGAAACTATACTAAAAACTGCTTCTGAGCAATTTTCTGAAATGGCTGTTATCGATTTTGAGTTATCCAAACTTAATATCTCAAAAAATGATTTTGGGAAAGCTCTAGAATACGCAGAAAAAGCCGAAAAAAAAGAAGCAAAAAATATTTGGTACAAAATTCATTTGGCAGATTTATACAACCATGAATATCTCTACTCCAAAGAAGAAAAGCTTAGAGAGCAAATTGTACATAAATTCCCCCAAAGCACTTTACACTTAGGGAATTATATAGAATGTTTAAAACTCAATAAGAAATATCAAAAAGCCATTGAGCAAATCAAAATCTTTGAAGAAAATTTTGGGCAAGATTTATTAACTACCAAAGAGAAAGTAAGCCTTTACAAAACTTTAGGTAAAGAAGACAAAGCATTAGAATCTATAGAAAAATTAGTCTCAAAAATACCCAACAACACAGAGTACCAAAGCTTTTTAGCCGATTATTACTTTAAACTAGGAAAGCTTGAACAAGCTAAAAATATTTTTGAAAACATTCTTAAACAAAACCCCGAAAACGGTAATGCAGCACTCGGACTTTTTCGATATTATTACAACAAAAAAGAAATTGAAAATACCGATAAATATTTATTACAAGCAATCAAGTCTAAAGAACTCAACGAACAGGAACGAAACACGGTAATTGAATACTACCGTCATGCCGTACAAAAGGGTACAAAAAGCAATAAAGAATTTCAAACCATTGTTAATATATTCTTAGAACAATCTCCAGAAAACTTCACATTGTATGAGTTGAAAGGAGACTTAATGAAAAATGTTTCCGAAAAAAATCATTGGTATAAAAAGGCCCTTGAAAAAGAGGAAAACATCAATCTATATGGCAAAGTAATTATCTCAAACCTCGTGGAATTTGAGCTTCAAGAAGCCTATGACTTTTCTCAAAAGGCAATAGAGAGTTACTCTTATGTCCCTAATACCTATTTATGGAAAGCACTTGCATGTCAAGGTTTAGAAAAAAACAACGAAGGTTTAAACACTCTAATAGAAGGTCTCGATTTCATTACCGATGAAACCGATATTGCTTTCAGGATGCATAGCTTAGCGGCTGAATTGGCAAGTATTCTATCAAAAAATAAAATAGTGTTATCTCATTATGAGCAAGCATTAGCGCTTAAACCCAATGATGCAACAACACTCAATAATTATAGTTATTTCCTTGCCCAAAACAACCAAGAGCTAAACAAAGCACTCAAGTTGATTGAGAAAGCTTTAGAATCACACAAAATTAGTCCTTCTTTTCTAGACACTTACGGTTATGTTTTCTATAAAATGGGAAAAAAAGAAAAAGCTTTGGAGCAATTTTTGAATGCCAAGAAGGCGAAAAGAGCGTTTGATTTTGATATTGAAATTCAAATAGCCAATTGTTATATTGATTTACAGAAAACTGCCGAAGCTAAAAAACAGTTGAATTTCATGAAGGAAAATACCGAAAACGCGCACCAACTCGCAGAAATTGAGCAAAAAATAAAGAACCTATGATTTTTACCAAAAGAATATTTTATCTCATGAGCTTGCTGTCTCTTCTAGCTTTTGAGTCTTGTAATATTTTTAAATCCAAAGAAAAAAAAGAGAGAGAAAAGATTTATGTGAAATTTGAGGAACTCAACAAAAAACTTACGGAAAACCACAAAGCATTCAAAACCTTAGAAATAAAAGGAAAACTTGTGGCAAAAAAACCTATAGGGATTACGCTAAGACAAACAATGAGAATTCAAAACAATGAGAAGATTTGGATCTCAGCTACCTTTTTAGGTATGGAGGTTTTACGTGCCAAAATTGATCAAAAGGAAATATCTCTTTTAGATAAAAAGAATAAAAAAAATTATGTGTTGAATTTTGAAAAATGGAATAAAAAATACCATACAAATTATAATATTCAGCATTTTCAAAAACTCATTCTAGGTCAGATATTAAACCCTATTTCGAAGAATAGCTCTTATGAAATAAACGATAATTCTTTCAAAATATCTCAAGCAAATGAGCACTTAAAAATGACTTATTTCATTGAGAATGCGATTTTGAATTCACAAAGTTTTGCAGATTTTAAGGGTAAAATGAGTGCGAGTTTCCAATATTCTGATAACTTTATCGAAGGTTTTATTCCAGAAGAGAGTTTATTTGAGTTACAAACCAAAAGTATTTATAAAGGAAGCCTTGTCTCTCAAAGTGTTAAAGTAGATTCTGAAATTAGTATGCCTTTTAAAGTAAGTTCTAAATATGAAAAGATTGAGTTATAAATTATTGACACTTGTCTTGGCAATTTTGCTAAATAGTTCTTGGGCAATTGGGCAAAATAAACAAAGCTTAAAAAACGAACTGCAATCTATTCAAAAAGAACTGACTAGAATAAACAAACAACTTAAAGAAAACAAAAAAGAAAGGAGAAGTTTTGAGCAAAATTTAAAACTCATCAAAGATAAAGTTGGCTACCGAAAAAAACTGATAAACACCATTGTAAAAGAACTTTCGGTGTTAGAATATCAAATAAAAACCAAAGAAAAAAATATTAAAACTTCAAAACAAAGTCTTGATGTTTTAAAAAAAGATTTTGCAACAACACTACAAAGTCTTCAGAAACAAAGTAAGAATTCAAATAATTGGGTTTTTATATTTAATTCAAAAAATCTACAAGATGCCTATAAAAGATATTATTATCTAAAACAATATGGTGATTATCGTAAAAACCAGAAAAAGGCATTGATTGAAGAACAAAATAAACTACAGCAAAAAATCTTGGTGCTTAACAAAAAAGTAAATGAAAAAGAAGCATTAAAAGAGAAAAACCAACAAGCTAAACAAGAGTTAGTATCAGATCAAAAAGAGCTTAACAAATTACTCTCTAAAAATAAAAAGCAAGAACAAGATCTATATGCTCAGTATCTCAAAAAGAAAAAACAAAGAGATAGTTTAAATAAAAAAATTAGGGAAATAATAGCAGCAGAACGTGCTAAAAGAAAGAAAAAGCCTAAGAAATCGGGAAAAAAGGCCGTGGACTATTTAGATCTACCCGAAACAAAACTGGTTTCATCAAGGTTTGAAAAAAACAAAGGAATTCTGCCCTGGCCTGTTAGTAAAGGTAGAATCAAAAATAGATTTGGAAAACATCGTCATCCTACGCTCCCCAATATCTTTCAAACCTTCAACGGGATCGAAATAAGCACAAACGAAAAAGAATCCGTAAAGAGTGTTTTTGGCGGAAAAGTGAGCTCGGTAATCGTGCTACCCAACGGAACAAAAGGTGTAATTATCAGACATGGAAAATATGTTACGATCTATGCAAACCTAAAAGATACCTCTGTTAAAAGAGGACAAAAAGTAAAAGCAAGACAAATCATAGGAAGTGTATTTGGGACAAAAGCACAAGAAGCTGTTTTAAATTTCCAAATATGGAAAGAAAACAAAAAAGGTGAAACTAAAGTAAACCCAGAACACTGGCTCAAGAAAAAGTAATATGTGGTTAAGAAATCTTGTAAATATCATCAAAGAAGCTTTTAATTTTGCAACTTATTCCTTAATTGCTCACAAATTAAGAACTTCACTATCTTTATTCGGTATAATTATCGGAATATTTTCGGTGGTAATCATATTTGCAATTGTAGATTCTTTAGAGCGAAATATTCAAAATGATATAGAGCAAATAGGTAAAGATGTCATTTTTGTAAAGAAAATGAGTTTTTTTGACATCAAAACAAGAGCCGACTTTATTAAGCAAAAAGGGAGGCCTGCACTTTCTATTTCAGAAGCAAAAAAATTGGAAAAGCTCTGCACATCTGTGGAAGCCATTTCTTTTCTAGCTGGAGAAGAAGGAATTACTATTAAAACGCCAAAAACGTCTGTAGAAAATGTGGTCGTTATGGGCGTTACCCAAAATTTTTCTCAAACAAGTACAATCAATGTTGAAGAAGGTAGATATTTCTCAGAACTAGAACAAAACACTGCTGGAAATGTTGCCATTATTTCCAAAGAAATAAGTGATATTTTATATCCTATTAGAGGAGCTCTCAGCCAAGAAGTACACTATCGAGGAAAAAAATATACCATCATTGGAATCCTTAAAAGACAAGGAAAATCTATGTTCAATCAAAACGGGGGTTCTATGCTGTATTTACCAGCAAAAACACTTGGAAAAATTATCAACCTAGAGTCTGATCGTTTTGATGCCTCTTATATTGCAAAACCAAAAGAAGGTGTTAGTTTAACGCTATTAAAATCTGAAATAGAACAAAAATATCGTTCTATCCGAAAATTAAAACCCTACCAAAAGAATAATTTTTCGACGATTTCTTCGGAAATGATTCAGGAAATGATCGGGCCTGTATTTGCAATCATGAACTCTGTGGGTGGAATTATTGGATTATTTGCACTTTTAGTAGGAACCTTTGGGATTTCTAATATTATGTCGGTGTCAGTAAAAGAACGTACAGGTGAAATAGGAATTCAAAAGGCATTGGGAGCCCCAAAGATTTATATATTAATACAGTTTTTATTTGAATCTATTATTCTCAGTTTCCTTGGAGGTGTGCTCTCTCTCCTATTTGTTCAGCTTGTATTCAATTACTCAAATAATCATCTTGATATTCCATTTAATTTAATCCTAAGTAACAATAATGTTTACCTTGGAATAATAATCTCGTTAATTGTAGGTGTTTTATCAGGTGTTTTTCCTGCGGCAAAGGCCGCTAATATGCACCCTGTGAAAGCCATTGCTTCAAAATAAAAATTCGATACTTTTTTCGATCTCCATTTCGAGGGTTTTGTACAACTAATATCTTTTATAAAAAATAAAGTTTCCTTATCAATTTCTTCATATAGCATTCTTTAACATTTATATTCCATTATTTTTTACATAAATTTGAGGATTATTAATCAAAAAGAACGAAAAGATGAAAAAACTTTTATTAACTATGTTTGCCATGGTATCTATGGTAACTTTTGCTCAAAAAGATGTGGAAGTAATTATGTTTTCACCTACAGGTAACACAACGTATAATGTAGGAGATACAATCCTAATGCGTGGTGGAGTAATCAATACAGGTACTGTAGATTTAGACACTAATACTGTATTTAACTACGGTTTAGAAATGGGACCTTACTACTTTAACATTGGACAAAACAACACAAGATATAGAAATGTACGTTTTGCAAATACTTTGACAGTAGGTGATACATTTGCTTTACCAGCTCATTTTGTAATTGCAGATCAAAATATTGCTGATAGTGTAAGCGTTCACTGGCAAATTTGTAAAGATGTTGTATTATTTGAGCTTGTTCAACCAGTAGATACTCTTGCAAGAATCACTGAAACAGATAACAACAATAACAAAGCTTGTTCTAAACTTTACAATGTAGAAGTAAGCGAAGTTTACTATGCACAAGTAGATGTTTACCCAAATCCAGTACAAGATGTATTGAATATCAACATCACAAACGATGCTGCTATTCTTGAGATCAGCGATATGTCTGGTAGAGTTGTAAAAACTGTAGATGTTGTAAACGGAGTAAACCAAGTAGATGTTTCTGAGTTAGCTTCTGGAAACTATGTATTTACTTTGAATGCCAACTACAGAATTATGGCAAGAGGTAAATTCTCGAAATAATTTTTGATAGAAATTAAGTCATAATTTCTATTTATTCCATATAAATCCCTTAATTCAAAAAGAATTAAGGGATTTTTTTTATTCTAAAAAATCAACTATTTTTGCTAGAACCAACCAAGAAGATAATGAAAATTAGTAGCTCTAGTATTCCTAGCTGTGATAATTGCAAGCACAAAAAACACTCAGTATTTGCAGACTTACGAAAAGATGAGGTAGATCAACTCTCAACTATTAAATCATGTGGTTTTTATAAAAAAGGACAGATTCTATTTCAAGAGGAAAGCCGAATACCTGGAGTTTATTGTATTCATAATGGAAAAGTAAAGTTATCCAGAATAGGTGTAGAAGGTAAAGAACAAATTATCCGATTTGCAAAAACATCGGATATGATTGGTTATAAATCTATGCTTTGTGATGAGCCACTTTCTGTGACAGCCACAGCCTTAGATGACACCTCGGTATGCTTTATCCCTAAAAGCTTTATTTTCAATACTATTGCGAGTAATAATATGTTTTCGAGGAAAATTATGGAAATTGCTTGTCATGAAATAGGTGAAGCCAATAAAATCATAACAAACTTAGCTCAAAAAACCGTTAGAGAACGCTTAGCTGAAGTTTTATTGATATTAGAAGCGACCTTTGGAAACAATGAAGAAAACTATCTTGATATTAAATTAACAAGAGAAGAAATTGCCAGCTTTGTGGGTACAGCTACAGAATCTGTCATACGCTTGTTATCAGAACTCAAGAAAGATGAAATAATAGAATTAAAAGGGAAAAATATCCGAATTCTAAAGCCGAACAAGCTCGCTAGAATCGGAAATGTTTACGATTAATTTTTTAGACACTTGATATTCTGGAATCCAAACAACGTTTGGATTTTTTTCTGCCCAATATTCTGCTAAATATTCTTGCTCTGTTTGTCCAGGTGTTGGAATCAGAATAATTTTTTTCTGTTTTAAAAATGGATAAATATCCATAAGACTTGAATATCCACTTCGGCAAATTATTATATCAGAATTTGTCAATTCAGCTGCCAATTCATCAGCATTCATAAAAGCATGATACTGGATTTTAGAACTTTTTACTTGATTCTTCTTAGACTTCTTTGATTTACCTACTTTTCCTCCTGCTACAACAATTGTATCAATTTCGTTTAAAAGTTCTTCATTATCCATTACCTTCAGAACTCTTTTTTCAAAACGAGTCCGCTTAGGTTCGTTTCCAGATATCAATACAAAAATACGTTTCCCCTCTTTTTTAGGAATCGATACTTCTTTTTGATTGAGATGAGACAAAGGCCCTATATAATTAATCTTTAGGTGTGGAAAGTGACCATGTGTTAGATATCCTCCTAAAGAGGTCTGTTCCTCTTTAAAATCTGGCACCCATAATTCATCAAAATATTCCCTTAAATATTTTTGATGAATCCCATTAACAACTCGATCAATTAGTCGCCACTTTGTAGAGATATTCACTTGATGAATAAGCATATTAGACGGAACACCTTGAAGCCAAATTCCATAACGATTGTCTGAAATTATCTTTGAAAATTGTAACTGCTTATTTAAAGCTTTTAAACTTCTATGCTCGTTATAAACTGTTTTTACAATACGTGGGAATTGAAATACTATAGACAACCAAACTGGAAAATTTTTATGGTATCTAATTTGATAATCGGGTAAGTCTATAAAAGGAATATCTGGAAAACGATTTAAAAGAAATTCCAAAGCAACTCCAGAAGAGGCTATGATGACTTCTTGGTTTTTATTTTCCAGTTCTTTTTCAATTATCGGGACGCAACGAGTTGCGTGACCTAAGCCCCAGTTTAAAGATGCGATTAATGTTCTTTCCATAGTATTATTGCTTACGCTAGACTATAAAGCAATGCTATTAGTCCAACGATAAGGCAATATACAGAAAAATAAACTAACTTACTATTCTTAACAAGCTTTATCATCCAATTACAAGCCAACAGACCTGTAAAAAAGGCGGCTATAAATCCTACGCCCAAATAAGCATAATCTACCTCTATATGAGAAGAGTTTAAATCAAGTGCTTTTTTTAACATCGCACCTAGAATTAAAGGAATTACCATCAAGAAGGAGAATCTTGCAGCTTTTGCTCTGTCATTTCCTAATAATACAGAAGTAGAAATGGTTGCACCAGATCTCGATATTCCGGGTAAAATTGCAATCGCTTGAGAAACGCCAATAATTATTGCATCTTTGGTAGATACTGGTTTCCCCGTATCTTTAGCTTTATCTGCAAAATAAAGAAGTACAGCAGTTATTATCAGCATAAGACCAATGAGAGGAAGGTTTCCTGCAAAGGCTTTATCAAAATATTCTTCTAAAAACACTCCAACACTTGCTGCTGGAATCATAGATAAGACTACTTTCAAAGAAAATTGAAAAGATTCATTGTTTTCAAATTTTAGGAGTCCTTTAAAAATATCCAAAATATCTTTTCTAAAAACGACTACTGTTGAAAGAGCCGTTGCAAAATGCAAGATAATGGTGAATAATAAGTTTTTGTCTTCGTCTAATGTGGTTCCAAAAATTGCCTTTGCAAGTTCTATATGACCACTTGATGAAACAGGTAAAAACTCTGTTAACCCTTGAATAATTCCAAGGATAATTGCTTCCAATAATTCCATTGAAAATTATTTCTTATTGTCAAAATTTTTCAGAACAGCTACTACTTTCACAACCAATCCTACAAGGATAATAATAGGCGCCAAAGTGATTCTTCGGAAACTAAAAATATCTTCATTAAAAGACACTCCGTCTTCTGATCCACCTCCGATCATTAGGATGAACCCTATGGCTGTGATAATAAGTCCTAAAAATAATAATTGATAATTTCTTTTTCCAAATAATGGGGTGTTATTTTCTTGGTTTTCCATTTTAGAATGTGTTTTTGTTTAAAGATAAAGTTCAGATAATTTTGCATGCAAATACTTGCGTACTGCAAAAAAAGAACTGACTAAAAATAATAAAGTTCCGAATACAAAGATAACAGAAGCACTCAGTAGAAATTGGTTAATATTCGATAAAAAAGTGAAACTCGGTACTTGTTTATTGATATATTCAAGTGTCAAATATCCTAGTCCGATAGCCAAAAGTGCTGAAACGATCCCTATAGCGATACTTTGCTTTAAGAATGGCTTTTGAATAAAGCTGCTGGAAGCTCCCACAAGCTGCATCGTTCTTATTGAAAACCGCTTTGAGTAAACTGCCAAACGGATAAAGTTATAAATCAGAACTACAGCAATGATTAATAAAAAAACGGATACACCGATAAATATCAAACTTATTTTTCCAATATTTTTAGTGACACCATAAAGAATTGACTTATCATATACGATATCCTGTACAATAGATTCTTTTTTGAGTTTATTTTCTATTGTTTCGAGTCCTTCAATACTTACAAATGAAGACTTAAAGCGAATATCATAGGCATCAAAAAGTGGATTAAAATCCAAAATTCCGATAATATCTTCTCCTAAGTTCTTTTTCATCTCTACGGCAGCATCCTCTTTGCTCACGTATCTGACTTCTTTTACACCTGTGAGATTTTTGACCTTTTTTTCAAAAGACTTTTTTGCCAATGGTTTAGCATCTTGCTTTACGAAAACTGTGAATACAATTTCTTCCTTGATGTCTTGAGAAAATTTTTGGGCAGAAAACATAAAATTCACCCAAAGCAAAAGCATCAATAACAAAATAGTACTACTCACCACCACAATGATGGATGCCCAAGTAACTCGTTTGGATGTTCTTTTGGATGTTTTCATATTATTATGCTTCTTCTATTAATTCAAACTCAAAGAGTGCTGTAAGCTTGTCTATAAGTTTTTCGGCTACTTCTTTCATATCTACTTTTTTTCTCAGTTCGATATCTAAAGAAGTCACCGCCTTATCTGTTATACCACATGGGATGATATTATTAAAATACTTCAGATCGGTATTTATATTAAATGCCAATCCATGCATGGTAACCCAGCGACTTGCACGTACGCCCATGGCACAAATTTTTCTGGCATTGAGTGTTCCCACATCTAGCCAAACTCCTGTTTCTCCCTCACTCCTTTCTGCAGAAATTCCGTAGTCTGCTAAAGTTTGAATAACAGCCTCTTCTAGGAATCGTAAATATTTATGGATATCTGTAAAATAATTATCCAAATCGATAATAGGGTAAATAACTATTTGCCCAGGTCCATGATAGGTAATATCACCACCACGATTTATTTTAAAAAATGTAGCGCCTGCTTCCTTTAGTTGTTCATTGTTTATCAACAAGTGATTGAGATGTCCACTTTTTCCTAAGGTATAAACATGAGGATGCTCACAAAGCAACAAATGCCCTGGTGTAGGCTTTTGTTGTTCTGTGGGTAGTTTTCTATTTGCAGATTTTTGATCTACAATTTCTTTAAAAAGTTTTTCTTGTAAATCCCAGGCTTCTTGATATTCAATTTTCCCTAGATTTTTGAAATAGACTTTCTTCATGTGCTTTATTAAGACTTTCCTAATTCTGATTTTAAATAATCAATCACATTGACTTCTACAGGATCAACTTCATTCATTTCTGAAAGAAAAACTGAAACCCAATCTCCTAAATGAATCCAAAACCAAGTGTTTTCTAGTTGGTTTTTACCCGTAGAATACATCACTTTTGTTTCAGCGTATTTAGAAATTATTTCGTTGTTCAAACTAAATCTTGTTGTATTTCTTGGATGATCTAATTCATTTTGCATAAACAAAACAGCCAAATCTGGATGATCTTCTGTCCACCCTACTAGCTCATTATGGTTCATTTCTGGTACAATGTGGTGCCAGCATAACATTTTTGAGTTTTCATTTATTTGTTGACGGAATCTTTCTGTTACTCCTGCAAATTTATCAACTCCATAAAGTACGGGTTTCTTTTTGTAAAAATACTTTGCTAATTCTAAGGCTTGTTCTTTGATACTGTTTTGTTCTGCTTGAACATATTCAACAGCTTCACGCCACATATTTTCAACATCTAAATCGATGAATCCATATTTTTTTAAACCAAAAATTAACTGACCTATAGAGTAGGTAAGCATCGCACGAGGAGAATTTCCTCCTGGCACTTGGATATAATCCAATCCTAATTCTTTTGATTTCTCAATAACTTGTCCTCCTGAGCTCACACAAAAGATATGTGCTTTTTTCTCCAGTGCTTCGTTCATGCATATTACGGTTTCTTCTGTATTTCCTGAATAAGATGAAACAACAACTAAGGTATTCTCATTTACAAAAGCAGGTAATTCATACCCCTTATTGAGCGTAATAGGAATATTAACGGTGTTATAAGTTAAATCTTTTACAATTCCTCCTCCAATACCAGATCCTCCTAAACCTGTTATTACTATATTTTGAATCCCATTATTGGGTTTTACATCAATTTTTTGAGCAATCTCAAAAGCTTCATTAAGCTGGTAAACAAATGATTCTACTAATTTTTTCATAAAGCAATGTTTCTCGAAACGCAATTTACAAATTCTTACTAAACTTCTTTGGTGTAAAATCGCATTCTTAAATAAATTTTACAATAAAATAACCCAACGAAGATAATTCAAAATATTGGGAATACTGAAGAAATCCATTGGTTTTTTATTGGTCAAAAAACTCAGGATATCAATGAAAATAAAGGGTTTTTAAAAAGGCCGTTCTGAAGTATTTATCCCAATTGAAGAGTCTACCTCACTGATCGTAAAATTAAAAATGACTCTACTTTTTGAGTTTCTAAGCAATTATGCCATTGAAAATATTTTCAGACTCCCCATTAATCAAAAAAATGAACATCTTTTTGAGATTTATAACACGTATTCTTCCTCAATAATTTTCGTAATTTTGAGGTTCAATTTTTAAACCAAAAGAAAATGTATCCAGAAGAATTAGTAGCTCCAATGCGTCAAGAATTAGTTGATGCTGGTTTTACAGAACTAAAGACAACAGAAGCTGTTGACAATATATTAGGACAAAAAGAAGGAACCACATTGGTCTTAGTAAATTCCGTTTGTGGATGTGCTGCTGCCAATGCAAGACCTGCAGTAATTGCCTCTTCTAAACACGCAAAAACTCCCGACAATTTTGTTACTGTTTTTGCAGGACAAGATGGCGAAGCTACCGCTCAAGCAAGAAAGTATATGCTTCCTTTCCCTCCTTCATCTCCTTCAATTGCTTTGTTTAAAGATGGAGAATTGGTTCACTTTTTAGAAAGACACCATATTGAGGGTAGAGATGCTTCTTTAATTTGCAATAATCTAACTGAAGCTTTTGACGAGCTTTAGGATGTTATTCTTTAATATTTTTTCAAACTCTCTCTATTAATTTAGAGGGAGTTTATTTTTTTAGAGAAATTTCTTGAAGCCTATCTACTACTTGTTCTAAAACAGGGATATCAAAGCACTCAACATAACTATCGATTTTATAATATCCGTTATTAATCAATTCTTTAGTTTGATGATAATTCTCAATTGCTTGAATAGTATCTTTTGTTTTTCGAAGTGCCTCAGCTTTCCAATAATACGCCGCTGCGCATTTATCATAATACTGAATCGCCAAATCGTAATCTTTTATGGCTAAATCCAAAGAATCCATTTTAGCATAAGAAATCCCCCGATATAAAAAAGTGTAAGGGTCCACCATCTTTCCTTCATCTTGTATTACTTTAGAAAATTCTTGAGTAGCTTCTTCAAATCGTCCC
This window contains:
- the lipB gene encoding lipoyl(octanoyl) transferase LipB; protein product: MKKVYFKNLGKIEYQEAWDLQEKLFKEIVDQKSANRKLPTEQQKPTPGHLLLCEHPHVYTLGKSGHLNHLLINNEQLKEAGATFFKINRGGDITYHGPGQIVIYPIIDLDNYFTDIHKYLRFLEEAVIQTLADYGISAERSEGETGVWLDVGTLNARKICAMGVRASRWVTMHGLAFNINTDLKYFNNIIPCGITDKAVTSLDIELRKKVDMKEVAEKLIDKLTALFEFELIEEA
- a CDS encoding bifunctional phosphoglucose/phosphomannose isomerase; the protein is MKKLVESFVYQLNEAFEIAQKIDVKPNNGIQNIVITGLGGSGIGGGIVKDLTYNTVNIPITLNKGYELPAFVNENTLVVVSSYSGNTEETVICMNEALEKKAHIFCVSSGGQVIEKSKELGLDYIQVPGGNSPRAMLTYSIGQLIFGLKKYGFIDLDVENMWREAVEYVQAEQNSIKEQALELAKYFYKKKPVLYGVDKFAGVTERFRQQINENSKMLCWHHIVPEMNHNELVGWTEDHPDLAVLFMQNELDHPRNTTRFSLNNEIISKYAETKVMYSTGKNQLENTWFWIHLGDWVSVFLSEMNEVDPVEVNVIDYLKSELGKS
- a CDS encoding BrxA/BrxB family bacilliredoxin — protein: MYPEELVAPMRQELVDAGFTELKTTEAVDNILGQKEGTTLVLVNSVCGCAAANARPAVIASSKHAKTPDNFVTVFAGQDGEATAQARKYMLPFPPSSPSIALFKDGELVHFLERHHIEGRDASLICNNLTEAFDEL
- a CDS encoding permease-like cell division protein FtsX, producing the protein MKTSKRTSKRVTWASIIVVVSSTILLLMLLLWVNFMFSAQKFSQDIKEEIVFTVFVKQDAKPLAKKSFEKKVKNLTGVKEVRYVSKEDAAVEMKKNLGEDIIGILDFNPLFDAYDIRFKSSFVSIEGLETIENKLKKESIVQDIVYDKSILYGVTKNIGKISLIFIGVSVFLLIIAVVLIYNFIRLAVYSKRFSIRTMQLVGASSSFIQKPFLKQSIAIGIVSALLAIGLGYLTLEYINKQVPSFTFLSNINQFLLSASVIFVFGTLLFLVSSFFAVRKYLHAKLSELYL